In the genome of Cryptomeria japonica chromosome 8, Sugi_1.0, whole genome shotgun sequence, one region contains:
- the LOC131857711 gene encoding secreted RxLR effector protein 161-like, with product MATAMKLVLIIALAVLALAVGMSNAEPPESDPCRVPGAILCRDDNICLTQIFGLCCEIGRCGPGVGFCYDSTDGKSTSGYLMYLGSIVISWRSKKKSVPAASSSESQYMTAFEATQEILWLRRIIEDLQTPQISSTPLFIDNQSAIKMAKNPVFHDRTKHINTKIHLINTKIHLIWHHVKDGSIYLNYCPTVDQPDILTKALGREKFEKFREMLGLTPSD from the exons ATGGCAACGGCAATGAAATTGGTGTTAATAATAGCATTGGCTGTTTTGGCATTGGCAGTGGGTATGTCGAATGCAGAGCCTCCTGAGAGTGATCCGTGTAGGGTGCCTGGAGCTATTCTGTGCAGGGACGATAATATTTGTCTCACACAGATCTTTGGCTTATGCTGCGAAATCGGACGTTGTGGTCCAGGTGTGGGATTTTGCT ATGATTCCACAGATGGAAAATCTACATCTGGGTATTTAATGTATCTTGGATCTATTGTCATCTCTTGGAGATCTAAAAAGAAATCTGTTCCAGCCGCCTCTTCTTCTGAATCTCAATATATGACCGCCTTTGAAGCAACTCAGGAAATCTTATGGCTTCGAAGAATTATTGAAGACTTGCAGACACCACAAATTTCATCAACTCCACTCTTCATTGACAATCAATCtgctatcaaaatggctaaaaatccagtatttcatgatcgcACCAAGCACATCAATACAAAGATTCATTTGATCAATACAAAGATTCATTTGATTTGGCATCATGTGAAAGATGGCAGCATATACCTTAATTATTGCCCCACTGTAGATCaaccagatattcttaccaaggcttTGGGCAGAGAAAAGTTCGAGAAGTTCAGAGAAATGCTCGGCTTAACCCCTTCAGATTAA